Proteins from a single region of Desulfobacter postgatei 2ac9:
- a CDS encoding PIN domain-containing protein, translating into MTAKIFIDTNILVYALDQYDPEKQHKSRTILRQVAQGPGGVISTQVMQEFYVTATKKLEVDALIVKDILHSFSHFEVVLILPEIIDRAIDCQVLNKISFWDALIVSAAQSARCGKIWTEDLNPGQIFQGVKVENPLIL; encoded by the coding sequence ATGACCGCTAAAATCTTTATCGACACCAACATCCTTGTCTATGCTCTGGATCAATATGATCCTGAAAAGCAACATAAAAGTCGGACGATTCTCCGTCAAGTGGCCCAAGGGCCCGGAGGCGTCATTTCCACCCAGGTCATGCAGGAATTTTACGTTACAGCCACAAAAAAGCTTGAGGTTGATGCCCTGATCGTCAAAGATATCTTACACTCGTTTTCCCATTTTGAGGTTGTATTGATTTTGCCTGAAATCATTGACCGGGCCATTGACTGCCAAGTCCTGAATAAAATTTCCTTCTGGGACGCTCTCATTGTATCGGCGGCGCAAAGTGCCCGTTGTGGAAAAATCTGGACCGAGGATTTGAATCCCGGCCAGATTTTTCAGGGCGTAAAAGTAGAAAATCCTTTGATTCTTTAA
- the qrcD gene encoding menaquinone reductase integral membrane subunit QrcD, with product MLDDALIPEGAKRCAFPIFIIGIIIVGAVLLWGVYAMFLCWFKGLNQTNMNDYYGFALWIWADLAVIAVGGGAFFTGLLKYIFKVDDLKNIINFAVIIGFICYSSALLILAIDIGQPLRGWFIFWHANVHSMLTEVAYCLSCYFAVLTIEFIPNILENRQVNKVPFFHHLGHNMHEVMAVFAATGAFLSFFHQGSLGGVAGVMFGRPFAYREGLLIWPWTFFLFTWSAAAFGPCFTLMVTKITEIITGKKLVGDKTVNLLAKISGWMITTYIIAKIIDTVYWVFVTVPSMGFELGHFYSNNGFYGYWILITEVILCGVVPGLLLINKSTRENPTTRTIAIILGVIGVCLNRWVMVLQIMAVPVMSFDSWALYIPSWQEVATTILPVAYGIILIAVAYRYLPVFPQELELNEPADAAAQN from the coding sequence ATGTTAGATGATGCATTAATACCCGAAGGCGCCAAGCGGTGCGCGTTCCCGATATTCATCATTGGGATCATCATTGTGGGTGCTGTTCTGCTCTGGGGCGTTTATGCCATGTTCCTGTGCTGGTTCAAAGGTCTGAACCAGACCAACATGAACGACTACTACGGATTTGCCCTGTGGATCTGGGCTGACCTGGCCGTCATCGCCGTTGGCGGCGGTGCTTTTTTTACAGGTCTTTTGAAATACATTTTCAAGGTTGATGATTTGAAAAATATTATCAACTTTGCCGTGATCATTGGTTTTATCTGTTACAGTTCCGCCCTGCTGATCCTGGCCATAGATATCGGACAGCCCCTGCGTGGATGGTTTATTTTCTGGCATGCCAATGTCCATTCCATGCTCACAGAAGTGGCCTATTGTCTCTCCTGTTATTTTGCAGTGCTGACCATTGAATTCATTCCCAATATCCTGGAAAACCGCCAGGTCAATAAGGTGCCGTTCTTTCACCACCTGGGCCACAACATGCACGAGGTGATGGCCGTTTTTGCCGCCACCGGCGCTTTTTTGAGTTTTTTCCACCAGGGCTCGTTAGGCGGTGTGGCCGGCGTTATGTTTGGCCGTCCTTTTGCTTACCGCGAAGGCCTTTTGATCTGGCCCTGGACCTTTTTCCTGTTTACCTGGTCTGCCGCAGCGTTTGGTCCCTGTTTTACCTTGATGGTTACCAAGATTACGGAAATAATTACGGGTAAAAAATTGGTCGGAGATAAAACCGTCAATCTGCTGGCAAAAATTTCCGGGTGGATGATTACCACCTATATTATCGCCAAGATTATTGATACCGTTTACTGGGTATTCGTCACCGTGCCGTCCATGGGATTCGAACTGGGACATTTTTACAGCAACAACGGGTTCTATGGATACTGGATTTTGATTACCGAAGTGATCTTATGCGGTGTTGTGCCTGGGCTGCTTCTGATTAATAAAAGTACCCGTGAAAATCCCACCACCCGCACCATTGCGATTATTCTTGGCGTTATTGGTGTATGTCTGAACCGGTGGGTTATGGTGCTTCAGATCATGGCCGTGCCTGTGATGTCTTTTGACTCCTGGGCATTGTATATCCCAAGCTGGCAGGAAGTGGCGACCACCATTTTACCTGTTGCCTACGGAATTATCCTGATTGCCGTTGCATATCGCTATCTGCCGGTATTCCCCCAGGAACTGGAACTTAACGAACCTGCCGACGCGGCAGCTCAAAACTGA
- the qrcA gene encoding menaquinone reductase multiheme cytochrome c subunit QrcA has translation MSELENKANDGPEDGAHHGTDNGPKDDKGLGLGVIFFMGAFLVCFLSGWLLFPKLLYSKKEQPFNFDHKLHAEETGDCETCHFFREDGTFSGIPGLQACMECHTDEPMGETEDEAVFVEEYVAKGKEVPWLIYAKQPDCVFFSHAAHTVAGGMDCKTCHGHIGESSSSRPYEENRITGYSRDIWGKNIWGIKKNSWDRMKMDDCAECHLEKMGHKGYCFQCHK, from the coding sequence ATGAGCGAGTTAGAAAACAAAGCAAACGATGGTCCTGAGGATGGTGCGCACCACGGCACCGACAACGGTCCAAAAGATGACAAAGGGTTAGGCCTTGGTGTCATCTTTTTTATGGGGGCATTTTTGGTATGCTTCCTGTCGGGCTGGCTGCTGTTTCCAAAATTGCTTTATTCAAAAAAGGAGCAGCCTTTTAATTTCGATCACAAGCTTCATGCCGAAGAAACAGGTGATTGTGAAACCTGCCATTTCTTCAGAGAAGACGGAACCTTCTCCGGAATCCCGGGTCTGCAAGCCTGTATGGAATGCCATACGGATGAACCCATGGGAGAGACCGAGGACGAAGCCGTGTTTGTAGAGGAGTATGTGGCCAAGGGGAAAGAAGTGCCCTGGCTGATTTATGCCAAACAACCTGATTGCGTGTTTTTCTCCCATGCAGCTCATACAGTTGCAGGCGGCATGGATTGTAAGACCTGCCATGGTCACATTGGGGAGTCCTCATCTTCGCGGCCCTATGAAGAAAACAGAATCACCGGTTACAGCCGTGATATCTGGGGCAAGAATATCTGGGGGATCAAAAAGAATTCCTGGGATCGTATGAAGATGGATGACTGTGCGGAATGCCATCTGGAAAAAATGGGTCATAAGGGCTACTGCTTCCAGTGCCACAAGTAA
- the ccsB gene encoding c-type cytochrome biogenesis protein CcsB has protein sequence MNSSLLLSAATFIYALASVFYIGSFSFKKPAFARLGFWVIVIGLVANTGGILLRWMESYQMGYGHAPFSNMYESLVFFSWTAAALYVFVEFKYKESIIGVFVSPLIFLGIAYASFDPSITSKITPLIPALKSNWLISHVITCFLGYAGFALAFGFSFMYFIKPKDPGASSFFAKLPDWDTIDELTYQMIVFGFLFLTIGIITGSVWANSAWGKYWSWDPKETWSLITWFIYAIFLHLRLMRGWYGKNLAIVSIIGFIGVLFTYFGVNFFLSGLHSYG, from the coding sequence ATGAACTCATCCCTGCTTTTATCGGCTGCAACATTTATCTATGCTTTGGCATCGGTATTTTATATTGGATCTTTTTCTTTCAAAAAACCTGCGTTTGCCCGGCTTGGGTTCTGGGTGATTGTCATCGGGCTGGTGGCCAATACCGGCGGAATTCTGCTGCGGTGGATGGAGTCCTATCAGATGGGATACGGGCATGCCCCCTTTTCCAATATGTATGAATCCCTGGTCTTTTTTTCATGGACTGCGGCCGCCCTTTATGTGTTTGTGGAATTTAAATATAAGGAAAGCATCATCGGCGTATTTGTTTCTCCCTTGATTTTCCTGGGTATTGCCTATGCCAGTTTTGATCCGTCCATTACTTCAAAAATCACCCCGTTGATCCCTGCACTTAAGTCCAACTGGCTCATTTCCCATGTAATTACCTGCTTTCTTGGGTATGCAGGCTTTGCCCTTGCCTTTGGATTCAGCTTTATGTACTTCATCAAACCCAAAGATCCCGGGGCGAGTTCGTTTTTTGCAAAACTGCCGGACTGGGACACCATTGATGAACTGACCTACCAGATGATCGTTTTCGGGTTCCTCTTTCTGACCATCGGGATTATCACAGGCTCTGTCTGGGCAAATTCCGCCTGGGGCAAATATTGGTCCTGGGATCCTAAAGAGACCTGGTCTTTGATTACCTGGTTTATTTACGCCATTTTTCTGCATTTGCGCCTGATGCGCGGATGGTACGGAAAAAATCTTGCCATTGTTTCCATCATCGGATTTATAGGGGTTTTGTTCACCTACTTCGGCGTGAATTTCTTTTTATCCGGCCTTCACAGTTACGGCTAA
- the qrcB gene encoding menaquinone reductase molybdopterin-binding-like subunit QrcB — MKIDRRSFLGLGLGAAAGVALSPVGVKLTDDSSIWTQNWPWTPVPEDGKITYDRSVCSLCPGACGISVKKINGRPVKIEGLDDYPINNGGACPHGISGLQYLYDPARIKTPLKKNGNKFEKISWDEAISLVAQKLGEIRKSGTPESLGLITGADSGSMAQLFERFMAAFGSPNTYNMPSLESNLALTAAALHGADRSLGFDLDHSDFILSFGAAIIEGWGSPVACIQANASRRERKAKLVQVDYRLSNTANAADKIIAVKPGTEADLALGLCGVLLAKNLIAGDVNTSAFAAMLAKEYTPDKVEAITGVKAADMEALAMEFIKAKAPVAVPGKGRGDVGQSLREFAAVQALNALADRLNKKGGVFVMYPADYLSFPENVMDDAAKQGASKAKLAGSVNELVDKLEKDGGLSALFIYNANPCYALNNPEKVKVAMDKVGFKVSFSSFMDETALRSDVILPASIFLERLEDVVSGGGLAKTVVGLCRPMVKPIFDTKHPADALILLAQAMGDSIAQSFSWNSYDACLEQVTGKIWHTLSGDGYVVIDDKPPVGTPATDFTFLVSAPKAAVPMGEGDYTLVPVDKMRLAVGSMISSPFAVKIISDKVLSGKYSVVEINPATAGILKDGDIAVLKTAMGKAKVKIGFNEGILPGVIGMPRGLGHAFNNPYVAGKGVNVNDLIGPVIEPGSGLDAAFGIKATLSKA; from the coding sequence ATGAAAATTGACAGACGAAGCTTCTTGGGATTGGGACTTGGTGCGGCAGCCGGCGTCGCGCTTTCCCCTGTGGGTGTCAAGCTGACAGATGATTCTTCCATCTGGACCCAGAATTGGCCCTGGACCCCTGTCCCTGAAGACGGTAAAATAACCTATGACCGATCCGTATGCAGCCTGTGTCCAGGTGCCTGCGGCATCAGCGTCAAAAAAATAAACGGACGGCCTGTTAAGATCGAAGGCCTTGACGATTACCCTATTAATAACGGTGGTGCTTGCCCCCACGGGATTTCCGGCCTGCAGTATCTGTATGATCCTGCCAGGATAAAAACCCCGTTAAAGAAAAACGGTAATAAATTTGAAAAGATTTCCTGGGATGAGGCGATTTCACTTGTGGCCCAAAAATTGGGTGAAATTCGTAAAAGCGGAACACCTGAATCCCTCGGTCTGATCACTGGTGCCGACAGCGGTTCCATGGCCCAGCTTTTTGAACGGTTTATGGCTGCTTTCGGCTCTCCCAATACATATAACATGCCAAGCCTTGAATCCAATCTCGCGCTGACGGCTGCTGCCCTTCACGGTGCAGATCGAAGCCTTGGGTTTGATCTTGATCATTCCGATTTCATTTTAAGTTTCGGTGCGGCAATTATTGAAGGCTGGGGTTCCCCTGTTGCCTGTATCCAGGCCAATGCATCAAGACGTGAGCGCAAGGCCAAGCTTGTACAGGTTGATTACAGACTGTCCAATACGGCCAATGCTGCGGATAAGATCATTGCTGTAAAGCCCGGCACTGAAGCAGACCTGGCATTGGGGCTTTGTGGCGTGCTGCTCGCAAAGAACTTGATTGCCGGGGACGTAAACACGTCCGCTTTTGCTGCTATGCTGGCAAAAGAGTATACACCGGACAAGGTAGAAGCGATCACCGGTGTCAAAGCTGCGGATATGGAGGCCCTTGCCATGGAATTCATCAAGGCCAAGGCTCCTGTGGCCGTGCCGGGAAAGGGCAGGGGAGACGTTGGTCAAAGCCTTCGTGAATTCGCTGCCGTCCAGGCCCTGAATGCACTGGCAGACCGCCTGAATAAAAAAGGTGGTGTGTTTGTCATGTACCCGGCCGATTATTTAAGCTTTCCCGAAAATGTAATGGATGATGCTGCAAAACAAGGCGCAAGCAAGGCCAAACTTGCCGGTTCCGTTAATGAACTGGTTGACAAGCTTGAAAAGGATGGGGGGCTTTCCGCCCTGTTTATTTATAATGCCAATCCCTGCTACGCTTTGAACAATCCTGAAAAGGTCAAGGTTGCCATGGATAAGGTTGGATTCAAGGTCAGCTTCAGTTCTTTCATGGATGAAACTGCTCTTAGATCAGATGTGATCCTGCCGGCATCCATTTTTCTTGAACGCCTGGAAGATGTGGTTTCCGGTGGTGGTCTTGCTAAAACAGTCGTAGGGCTGTGCCGGCCCATGGTTAAACCCATATTTGACACCAAACACCCGGCAGATGCGCTGATCCTTCTTGCCCAGGCCATGGGCGACAGCATTGCACAAAGTTTCTCCTGGAACTCTTATGATGCCTGCCTTGAACAAGTGACGGGAAAAATCTGGCATACCCTGTCCGGCGACGGATATGTCGTCATTGATGACAAGCCGCCTGTGGGGACACCTGCAACGGATTTTACCTTCCTTGTTTCCGCTCCCAAAGCTGCTGTGCCCATGGGTGAAGGCGATTACACCCTTGTGCCTGTTGATAAGATGCGGCTTGCCGTCGGTTCAATGATATCTTCTCCCTTTGCTGTTAAAATCATTTCCGACAAGGTTCTTTCAGGAAAATACAGTGTTGTTGAGATTAATCCAGCCACTGCAGGCATCCTGAAAGACGGTGATATTGCTGTCCTTAAAACCGCCATGGGGAAGGCAAAGGTTAAAATCGGCTTTAATGAAGGTATTCTACCCGGCGTGATCGGTATGCCAAGGGGGCTTGGACATGCCTTCAACAATCCTTACGTGGCCGGTAAAGGTGTCAATGTCAATGATCTGATCGGCCCGGTCATCGAGCCTGGTTCAGGACTGGATGCTGCCTTTGGAATTAAAGCCACTCTTTCCAAGGCGTAA
- the resB gene encoding cytochrome c biogenesis protein ResB has translation MKQKDSFADQLWMFFASVKLTVYTLVLLALTSIIGTVVLQNGTPEAYMRLYGPGLYNMIQVLDLDRMYQAWWYLLLMVVLCVNIVVCSVDRLSVTWKIIFPKNISVNPERFEKTKNRQQFECQLSMDRFAREAKQMLAARAGKVIEKTSETGLILYAEKGRWSRLGVYVVHSSVLMLLAGALIGSALGFKANLRLDEGQTADTVFDTHTRLPIKLPFTVRCNSFQVKFYDTGAPDEFKSSLTILENNQESFTEDILVNHPLRYKGINIFQASYGATTPDEARFEITDSETGTVEIHTIKNGGVVSLPAGAGNFIFEGFVPHYDFNGHNLGEAFIGRLDTIDGRNVQIVLPTKFPTFDKMRKGRFTVEVKSWDQAYYTGLQVTKDPGVPFVYTGFLLMIIGCWVTFFVSHQSVCIGLEQTGSGSTRVWVAGRANRNAQSTNLTVKKLVKELKEVSG, from the coding sequence TTGAAACAAAAAGACAGCTTTGCCGATCAGCTCTGGATGTTTTTTGCCTCGGTGAAACTCACGGTTTATACCCTGGTGCTTTTAGCCTTAACTTCCATCATTGGAACTGTGGTTTTGCAGAACGGAACTCCCGAAGCCTATATGAGGCTTTACGGCCCAGGATTATATAATATGATCCAGGTGCTTGATCTGGACAGGATGTATCAAGCCTGGTGGTATCTGCTGCTCATGGTGGTGTTATGCGTTAATATTGTTGTCTGTTCCGTTGACCGGCTTTCGGTTACCTGGAAAATTATTTTTCCTAAAAATATTTCAGTTAATCCCGAGCGGTTTGAAAAAACTAAAAACAGACAGCAGTTTGAGTGTCAGCTTTCCATGGACCGTTTTGCGCGCGAGGCAAAACAAATGCTTGCCGCACGCGCCGGTAAAGTAATTGAAAAGACGAGTGAAACGGGTCTGATTTTGTATGCTGAAAAAGGCCGGTGGTCCCGCCTCGGGGTTTACGTGGTCCATTCAAGCGTGCTGATGCTCCTTGCCGGAGCCCTGATCGGCTCTGCATTGGGGTTTAAGGCAAACTTGCGTCTGGACGAGGGGCAGACCGCAGATACCGTGTTTGATACCCATACGCGCTTGCCCATAAAGCTGCCGTTCACGGTCCGGTGCAATTCTTTTCAGGTTAAGTTTTACGATACGGGGGCGCCGGATGAATTTAAGTCCAGCTTGACCATCCTTGAAAACAACCAGGAAAGTTTTACGGAAGATATTTTGGTCAACCATCCGTTAAGGTACAAGGGTATCAATATCTTCCAGGCGTCCTACGGTGCAACCACACCTGATGAAGCCCGGTTTGAGATCACTGACAGTGAAACCGGGACGGTTGAGATACACACCATAAAAAACGGCGGTGTCGTGTCACTGCCGGCGGGTGCCGGCAATTTTATATTTGAAGGGTTTGTACCCCATTATGACTTCAATGGTCATAACCTTGGTGAGGCGTTTATCGGGCGCCTTGATACAATCGACGGGAGGAATGTTCAAATTGTTTTGCCCACCAAGTTTCCCACCTTTGATAAAATGCGCAAGGGTAGATTCACAGTTGAGGTTAAATCCTGGGATCAGGCCTATTACACCGGCCTTCAGGTGACAAAGGACCCGGGCGTTCCCTTTGTGTACACAGGCTTTCTTCTTATGATTATCGGTTGCTGGGTCACTTTCTTTGTTTCCCACCAGTCCGTGTGTATCGGCCTTGAACAAACCGGATCCGGCAGCACCCGGGTATGGGTCGCCGGTCGGGCCAACCGTAACGCCCAGAGCACGAATTTGACCGTTAAAAAACTTGTAAAGGAATTAAAGGAAGTATCAGGCTAA
- a CDS encoding type II toxin-antitoxin system HicB family antitoxin yields the protein MDIYYAIFSPDDDGWSVRFPDALSVNTCGETVEKSLEMAVDALSAIMVLGRKGREYEAPRPYVEIRKEAKQGELIFPVLPSEKAMDEYRPKKRINVMIPVDLLERVNEYVKTQEGLDRSRFICGAVERVLG from the coding sequence ATGGATATTTATTATGCAATCTTTTCACCTGATGACGACGGATGGTCTGTCCGATTCCCAGATGCCCTATCCGTGAACACCTGCGGGGAGACTGTTGAGAAATCTCTTGAAATGGCTGTAGATGCATTAAGCGCAATAATGGTTCTGGGCCGCAAAGGCCGGGAATATGAAGCCCCCAGGCCTTATGTTGAAATCAGAAAAGAAGCAAAGCAGGGGGAGCTTATTTTCCCTGTGTTGCCATCTGAAAAAGCAATGGACGAATACCGCCCTAAAAAAAGAATTAACGTCATGATACCCGTGGATTTGCTGGAGCGGGTGAACGAATATGTTAAAACCCAGGAAGGGCTTGATAGATCCCGCTTTATCTGTGGAGCGGTTGAGCGGGTTTTAGGGTAA
- a CDS encoding DUF6364 family protein, with protein MPNITISLDTELLHSGREYAKQHQTSLNALIRKLLEQTVVPQSIEWIDSCFELMDRAKADSNGRTWNRDDLYDR; from the coding sequence ATGCCCAATATCACCATTTCATTAGATACTGAACTGCTGCATTCAGGACGCGAATACGCAAAGCAGCACCAGACTTCCCTGAATGCACTGATCAGAAAATTGTTGGAGCAAACCGTCGTGCCCCAGTCAATTGAGTGGATTGATTCATGTTTCGAACTCATGGATCGGGCAAAGGCGGATTCCAATGGCCGGACCTGGAACAGGGACGATTTATATGACCGCTAA
- the recD gene encoding exodeoxyribonuclease V subunit alpha, with translation MNNLSFNALGILHDSGVFSHLDYYFSTTMANVFKDAGPLEILSAALTCRALSKGSICLDLTGTAGNVLKTAEGKELIRLPELEFWCNALKNSTMVGMEVSQCGKKENDMASWIGKYPLILDRDNNLYLSRYYDFQCRLSDNIRARIQRQMPGPDDEFVDKRPTAYFNSRDTHRTFGQQQAVKKALCSGFIIVSGGPGTGKTYITDIIQTLLTTWAYENDLKPPRVMCLAPTGKAAARLKDGATIHSALKPVKNRAGFRHNAANPLAADLVIIDEASMIDMALMTRLFEAIRPDARIVILGDVNQLSPVQAGAVFFDLCHADVLSDFRVLLDVNFRSGGKVGIEKLAKAVNISDADAVAGILKADYPDILFVDTAEDKGYQARLESCILEGYRPLWNATTSEQAMGLLDGFRVLCAHNSGNSGTLQINHLCEKILRSKSKDGINQPVFKMLLMVRRNDYKRLLFNGDTCVVLEESGVPTAWFALGQSESGQSKSGQSDARHFRLSDLPECEPAFAVTVHKSQGSEFDTVLILIPEQVSPVVTRQLLYTGITRSRKKVVIFGSMPMIRQAVKTSVERRSNLQAVLDRE, from the coding sequence ATGAATAACCTTTCCTTCAATGCGCTTGGTATTCTCCATGATTCGGGGGTTTTTTCCCATCTGGATTACTATTTTTCCACAACCATGGCCAATGTTTTTAAAGATGCAGGGCCGTTGGAGATTCTTTCGGCAGCATTGACCTGCAGGGCACTTTCCAAAGGATCCATTTGTCTGGATCTTACAGGCACTGCCGGCAACGTTCTGAAAACGGCCGAGGGGAAAGAACTCATCCGGCTTCCTGAACTCGAATTCTGGTGCAATGCGCTAAAAAATTCTACCATGGTGGGCATGGAAGTCTCACAGTGCGGGAAAAAGGAAAATGACATGGCGTCCTGGATTGGTAAATATCCTCTGATCCTTGACCGGGACAACAATCTTTATCTTTCCAGATACTATGATTTTCAATGCCGGCTTTCAGATAATATCCGGGCACGGATTCAAAGGCAGATGCCAGGACCTGATGATGAATTTGTGGACAAAAGGCCGACTGCTTATTTTAACAGCCGGGATACCCACAGGACTTTTGGACAGCAGCAGGCTGTCAAAAAGGCCCTTTGTTCCGGTTTCATCATTGTGTCCGGGGGGCCGGGTACCGGAAAAACGTATATTACAGATATAATACAGACGCTTTTGACAACCTGGGCCTATGAAAACGACCTCAAGCCCCCTAGGGTGATGTGTCTGGCACCCACCGGCAAGGCCGCAGCCCGGTTGAAAGATGGGGCTACCATCCACAGTGCGCTTAAACCTGTGAAAAACAGAGCCGGGTTCCGGCACAATGCAGCCAATCCTCTGGCCGCAGACCTGGTGATTATTGATGAAGCGTCCATGATTGATATGGCGCTTATGACAAGACTCTTTGAAGCCATCCGCCCTGATGCGCGTATTGTGATACTCGGTGATGTGAATCAACTCTCTCCGGTTCAGGCCGGTGCCGTGTTTTTTGACCTGTGTCATGCCGATGTTTTGTCTGATTTCCGGGTGCTTCTGGATGTTAATTTCAGATCCGGGGGAAAAGTCGGCATTGAAAAGCTTGCAAAGGCCGTTAATATCAGTGATGCGGATGCTGTGGCAGGTATCCTTAAGGCGGATTATCCTGATATTCTATTTGTGGATACCGCCGAAGACAAAGGATATCAGGCCCGTCTTGAATCCTGTATCCTGGAAGGCTATAGACCGCTTTGGAATGCAACGACTTCTGAGCAGGCCATGGGCCTCCTTGATGGCTTTCGTGTGCTGTGCGCGCACAATTCAGGAAACAGCGGAACATTACAAATTAATCATCTATGTGAAAAAATATTACGATCTAAATCGAAAGATGGTATAAATCAGCCTGTTTTTAAAATGCTTTTAATGGTCCGTCGCAATGATTACAAAAGGTTGCTGTTTAATGGTGATACCTGTGTGGTCCTTGAAGAAAGCGGGGTGCCCACGGCCTGGTTTGCCCTGGGACAGTCGGAATCGGGACAGTCAAAATCCGGGCAATCAGATGCAAGGCATTTCAGATTGTCTGATCTGCCCGAATGTGAGCCTGCCTTTGCGGTCACCGTCCATAAAAGCCAGGGATCGGAATTTGACACTGTGCTGATCCTTATCCCTGAACAGGTCTCACCGGTTGTTACCCGACAGCTGCTTTATACGGGTATCACGCGGTCCCGAAAAAAAGTGGTTATTTTCGGCAGTATGCCCATGATCCGGCAGGCCGTAAAGACCTCGGTTGAACGTAGGTCCAACCTGCAGGCAGTACTAGATCGAGAATAG
- the qrcC gene encoding menaquinone reductase iron-sulfur cluster-binding subunit QrcC, with protein sequence MIENKKAHKFGMVIDLDKCTGCGACMVSCMSENNVPFKEDESDKKLSITWMRVYKLTNGKSFPETEIAYLPRPCQHCGGIGDHGHSPCVSVCPATATDYGYDTGIVSQIYTRCFGCRYCMGACPYHARHFNWWDPKWPEGMENYLSPNVSPRMRGVVEKCSFCYHRYQLAREQAIVEDREIEEMEYQTACTTACPAGAIVFGDLNNPAHKVHQIVKPDPHPDPMNHKVVGKSRNPKVFRLLERLGTNPKVYYMSDREWVRKAGDNYLKGEWENVKTHHGASSSHG encoded by the coding sequence ATGATAGAAAATAAAAAAGCCCATAAGTTCGGGATGGTTATCGATCTGGACAAATGCACGGGATGCGGTGCCTGCATGGTCTCGTGCATGTCTGAGAATAACGTTCCGTTTAAGGAGGATGAATCCGACAAAAAGCTCAGTATCACCTGGATGCGGGTGTACAAACTGACCAATGGAAAATCCTTTCCCGAAACTGAAATTGCTTATCTGCCCCGTCCCTGCCAGCACTGCGGCGGAATCGGTGACCATGGTCATTCTCCCTGCGTATCCGTATGTCCTGCCACGGCAACCGACTACGGTTATGATACAGGTATTGTCAGCCAGATTTATACCCGCTGCTTTGGCTGCCGGTACTGCATGGGGGCATGCCCGTACCATGCCAGGCACTTTAACTGGTGGGATCCCAAATGGCCCGAGGGTATGGAAAATTACTTAAGCCCCAATGTCTCCCCGCGTATGCGCGGTGTGGTCGAGAAATGCTCCTTTTGTTACCACCGGTATCAGTTGGCCCGGGAACAGGCCATTGTTGAAGACCGTGAAATAGAAGAGATGGAGTACCAGACCGCATGCACCACCGCCTGCCCGGCAGGTGCCATTGTGTTTGGCGACCTGAATAATCCTGCCCACAAGGTCCATCAGATTGTTAAACCGGATCCCCATCCTGATCCCATGAACCACAAGGTTGTGGGAAAATCCAGAAACCCGAAAGTTTTCAGGCTGCTTGAGCGTCTTGGTACCAACCCCAAGGTCTATTACATGTCTGATCGGGAATGGGTCAGAAAGGCCGGGGACAACTACCTTAAAGGTGAGTGGGAAAATGTTAAAACCCATCATGGGGCGTCTTCATCCCATGGTTAA